The sequence GCCCagggggtgacagtgacagtgacaggcGATGGCAGTGGCCGTGCCCagggggtgacagtgacagtgacaggcGATGGCAGTGGCCGTGCCCAGGGGGTGACAGTGCCccctgctggcacaggtggTGCTCTCTCGCCAGTACGGCTCCGAGGGTCGCTTCACCTTCACGTCGCACACGCCGGGCGAGCACCAGATCTGCCTGCACTCCAACTCCACCCGCATGGCCCTGTTCGCCGGGGGCAAGCTGGTAATGGGCGGGGACAGCcggggacagctggggacagcctgggacaggctggggacagcatggggacagctggggacagctggggacagccagggacagctggggacaggctggggacagcatgggacagctggggacagcctgggacagcatggggacagctggggacagcatggggacagcatgggacagctggggacaggctggggacagcatgggacagctggggacagcctgggacagcatggggacagcatggggacagctggggacagcatggggacagcctgggacagctggggaaaggctgggacagctggggacagcctgggacagcatggggacagctggggacaggctgggacagctggggacagcatggggacagctggggacagcatggggacagcatggggacagctggggacagctggggacaggctgggacagcctgggacagctggggacagcatggggacagcatgggacagctggggacagcatgggacagctggggaaaggctgggacagcctgggacagctggggacaggctggggacagctggggacagctggggacagcctgggacagcatGGGATAGCtggggacagcatggggacagcctgggacagctggggacagcatgggacagctggggacagcatggggacagctggggacaggctgggacagctggggacagctggggacagcatggggacagctgggggacagcatgggacagctggggacaggctgggataGCGCTGGGGACAGTACTGGGGACACCCCCATGCCCTCCCCATGGCTGTGCCATTGCCggtgccagcccagtgccagccccgGTGGCAGCCTGGTGATGGCCCTGGTGCCATTGCTGGTGCCAttgccagtgccagccctgtgccctccccatgGCTGTGCCACTGTCCTGGTGCCATTGCTGgtgccagccccagtgccatTGGCGGTGCCAACCCTGGTGCCATTGCTGGTGCCATTGCTGGTGCCAGCCCTGGTGCCATTGCCGGTGCCATTGGCggtgccagcccagtgccagcccagtgccagccccgGTGGCAGCCCCGGTGACAGCCCTGTCCCCGCAGCGGGTGCACCTGGACATCCAGGTGGGCGAGCACACCAACAACTACCCCGAGATCGCCGCCAAGGACAAGCTGACGGAGCTGCAGCTGCGCGCCCGGCAGCTGCTGGACCAGGTGGAGCAGATCCAGAAGGAGCAGAACTACCAGAGGGTGAGCGGGGGGAAAGGGGTCTGGGGGAGactggggggtttggggtgaatcTGTGCGGGTTTGGGGTGAATctgtgggggtttggggtgaatcTGTGCGGGTTTGGGGGCATCTGTGGGGGTTTAGGGGGGAATCTGTGGAGTTTGGGGGGAATCACCTCGGTTTTGGGGTGAATCCGTGCGGGTTTAGGGATAATCAGTGCAGTTTTGGAGTCAATCTGCACAGTTTTGGGGTGAACccctggggtttttgggattaATCCACggggtttttggggtgactCTGCGGGGTTTTTGGGTGACTCCACAGCGTTCTGGGGTGAACCCATGGGTTTTGGGGTGACTCTGCCGGGTTTTTGTGGGAACTCCATGCAGTTTTGGTGTGACTcagtgggttttgggggtgaACCCGTGCAGTTTTGGGGTAATTCcgggggggttttggggtgccccgCAGTACCGCGAGGAGCGGTTCCGCATGACGAGCGAGAGCACGAACCAGCGCGTGCTGTGGTGGTCCATCGCCCAGaccatcatcctcatcctcaccgGCATCTGGCAGATGAGGCACCTCAAGAGCTTCTTCGAGGCCAAGAAATTGGTGTAGCCCCCCACTGCCCCCGGggggctccccaaaacccacccccaccccagcagggGATCCCACCCACCCTGGGGCACCCGGGGGCTCTCCAGAATCCACCCCACCCACCCTGGGGTGCTGAGGAAGGATCCAGGggagccccccaaacccaccccacccaccctggggtgctggggagggacccTCACTGCCTGCTGGGACCTTGGGGGGCGTGGGCGGGTTTGGGGGGTGCAGAAAGGGGCCACCCCCCCTTGGTGTTGTTTTTGATGGGGAAATAAAGGTTTTTTGGTTCCACCAAGAGTTGTCAGTGCGTTTTTGGAATGGGGAGGGGGTTGTGACGCTCCAGGAATTCAGCTGCCTGTCCCAAGGATGTTGTCCCGCTGGCAGGGGTTGAATCCCCCCCAAAACGACCccggggggattttggggtgtcagtCCTCCACCGCTAGGGGGCGCTGTACCCTTGTGGGCGCGCGGCCGGAAGTGCCCGTGGGAGGCGCGGCCGGAAGTGTCTGTGGGAGGCGCGGCCGGAAGTGCCCGTGTGGGCGGTGGGACCAGCATGGCGGCAGACGCGGAGGCGAAGGGCTTCGAGCACATGGGGCTGGACGGGCGGCTGCTGCGGGTGAGGGGCTCTGGCCGGGGAGGAGCGGGGTGTTCGGGGGTAGCGATGGGCGGGGTCCCGTGAGCGGTGTGGGGTCTCTGTGTGGGGAGCGATCGGGGAgtttttgggggtgggggggggatTGGGTCAGCGGAGGGGAGGATTGTGGGGTTGCTTTGGGGTGGGATATTGGGGGGCCTTTGGGGGGAATATTGGGGACCCTCTGAGGGGAGGAGACTTTGGGGTCCCTCTGAGAGCTCGGGGACATTGAATATCCTCTgagggaaggggatggggacattggggtcCCTTTGAGGGGACATAAGGAgccagattttggggtcccttgCTGGGGGCGGGGGGGCCTGAAGGGACCGGAGTCCCCTGGAGTGGGGGGGACACTGAGGACTGTCACCATGGGAAGAGAGTGacactgggatggcactggggacTGTCACCACGGGgagggggtgacactggggactgTCACCATGGGGAGGAGGTGACACCGAGGACTGTCACCATGCGGAGAGGTGACACCGAGGACTGTCACCACGGGgagggggtgacactggggactgTCACCATGGGGAGGAGGTGACACCGAGGACTGTCACCATGCGGAGAGGTGACACCGAGGACTGTCACCACGGGgagggggtgacactggggactgTCACCATGCGGAGAGGTGACACCGGGGACTGTCACCACCGTCCCCGCGGTGACCCGGCCCCCCCGCCCCGTCCCCGCAGGCGGTGGCCGAGCTGGGCTGGGCGGTGCCCACGGCCATCCAGGCACGCGCCATCCCGCTGGCCATGGAGGGCCGGGACCTGCTGGCCCGGGCCAGGACCGGCTCCGGGAAAACCGGCGCGTACGGGCTGCCCCTGCTGCACAAACTGCTGGGGGTCAAGGAGGTACCGGGGTGtactgggggatactggggatactgggggcactgggggtactgggggcAGTGGGGGGTACTGGagatactggggatactgggagcactggggctgcccctgctgcaCAAACTGCTGGGGGTCAAGGGGGTACTGGGGTGTACTGGGgggtactgggagcactggggtggGGTACTGGagatactggggatactgggggctctggggctgctcatGCTGCACAAACTGCTGGGGGTCAAGGAGGTACCGGGGATactgggggatactgggagcactggggtggGGTACTGCagatactggggatactgggggtactggggatactgggggcactggggc is a genomic window of Oenanthe melanoleuca isolate GR-GAL-2019-014 chromosome 22, OMel1.0, whole genome shotgun sequence containing:
- the TMED4 gene encoding transmembrane emp24 domain-containing protein 4; translated protein: MAALGDALRAAAAALLLLSWGAHGLYFHIGETEKRCFIEEIPDETMVIGNYRTQLWDKQSESFLPSTPGLGMHVEVKDPDGKVVLSRQYGSEGRFTFTSHTPGEHQICLHSNSTRMALFAGGKLRVHLDIQVGEHTNNYPEIAAKDKLTELQLRARQLLDQVEQIQKEQNYQRYREERFRMTSESTNQRVLWWSIAQTIILILTGIWQMRHLKSFFEAKKLV